The following coding sequences lie in one Leucobacter allii genomic window:
- a CDS encoding TOBE domain-containing protein: MTHFRIGEAAALIGVSDDTIRRWAGDGRLDAGPDDGGRQTVTGASLARRALELAPPSAEPGALRRSARNRFTGIVTAVQREGLVAQVELQCGPNRVVSLMTAEALDDLALEVGSRAAAIVKATTVIIEAERR, translated from the coding sequence ATGACGCATTTCCGGATCGGCGAGGCCGCCGCGCTCATCGGGGTGAGCGACGACACCATCCGGCGCTGGGCGGGCGACGGCCGGCTCGACGCCGGACCGGACGACGGCGGGCGCCAGACCGTCACCGGGGCGTCGCTCGCCCGCCGGGCGCTCGAGCTCGCGCCGCCGTCCGCCGAGCCGGGCGCGCTCCGGCGCAGCGCGCGCAACCGCTTCACCGGCATCGTCACGGCGGTGCAGCGCGAGGGGCTCGTCGCCCAGGTCGAGCTCCAGTGCGGCCCGAACCGCGTCGTCTCGCTCATGACGGCGGAGGCGCTCGACGATCTCGCGCTCGAAGTGGGCTCGCGGGCCGCCGCGATCGTCAAGGCCACCACCGTCATCATCGAGGCCGAGCGCCGCTGA
- a CDS encoding ABC transporter substrate-binding protein produces MHPQPADPVVRALVHRIRSARLSRRQLLTGAAAGAVGIGAGALAGCAGSGGPGDGSGGTVRWANWTYYLDYDEDAGTWPSLDAFMERTNIDVEYFEDIDDNKTFVAKIKDQLALEQDTGYDVFVPSDTTTVRLLEQEQLTKFDRSLLPHVDGEMIDIVQHASFDPDRDWTIPYQAGLTGLVYNTQLYPAGVREVSDLWRPELAGKVNLLTEQDDTLALIMLEQGVDIEGDWGDDEFAAALEVAERQISSGQVATVKGNSYTQDLEQGIIWAGMCWSGDIAILNEEAGEEVWKFVVPDSGASVFTDSFAMPTATAAFEQVHALVDYYYEPEVAAQVAAYVQYVTPVAGARDAMAASGTPELAENPLIFPDEEMSARIFDMRALTAREDNEYSQAYQRILGN; encoded by the coding sequence ATGCACCCCCAGCCCGCCGACCCCGTCGTCCGCGCCCTCGTCCACCGCATCCGATCCGCGCGGCTCAGCCGGCGCCAGCTCCTCACCGGCGCCGCCGCGGGGGCCGTCGGGATCGGGGCCGGTGCCCTCGCCGGCTGCGCCGGTTCCGGCGGGCCAGGAGACGGCTCCGGCGGCACCGTGCGCTGGGCGAACTGGACCTACTACCTCGACTACGACGAGGACGCGGGGACCTGGCCGTCGCTCGACGCCTTCATGGAGCGCACGAACATCGACGTCGAGTACTTCGAGGACATCGACGACAACAAGACCTTCGTCGCCAAGATCAAGGATCAGCTCGCGCTCGAGCAGGACACCGGCTACGACGTCTTCGTCCCCTCGGACACAACGACCGTGCGCCTCCTGGAGCAGGAGCAGCTCACGAAGTTCGATCGGAGCCTGCTGCCCCACGTCGACGGGGAGATGATCGACATCGTGCAGCACGCCTCCTTCGACCCCGACCGCGACTGGACGATCCCCTACCAGGCCGGGCTCACCGGCCTCGTCTACAACACCCAGCTCTACCCGGCGGGCGTGCGGGAGGTCTCGGACCTGTGGAGGCCCGAGCTCGCGGGGAAGGTGAACCTGCTCACGGAGCAGGACGACACCCTCGCGCTCATCATGCTCGAGCAGGGCGTCGACATCGAGGGCGACTGGGGCGACGACGAGTTCGCGGCGGCGCTCGAGGTCGCGGAGCGCCAGATCTCGAGCGGACAGGTCGCGACGGTCAAGGGCAACTCCTACACGCAGGACCTCGAGCAGGGCATCATCTGGGCCGGCATGTGCTGGTCGGGCGACATCGCGATCCTCAACGAGGAGGCCGGCGAGGAGGTCTGGAAGTTCGTGGTGCCGGACTCCGGGGCGTCGGTCTTCACCGACTCCTTCGCCATGCCGACGGCGACGGCCGCCTTCGAGCAGGTCCACGCGCTGGTCGACTACTACTACGAGCCGGAGGTGGCCGCGCAGGTCGCCGCGTACGTGCAGTACGTGACCCCCGTCGCCGGGGCGCGGGACGCCATGGCCGCGAGCGGCACCCCGGAGCTCGCGGAGAACCCGCTCATCTTCCCCGACGAGGAGATGAGCGCGCGGATCTTCGACATGCGCGCGCTCACGGCGCGGGAGGACAACGAGTACTCGCAGGCCTACCAGCGGATCCTTGGTAACTGA
- a CDS encoding FdhF/YdeP family oxidoreductase, producing MTPQAPREDFSDADIEISEPKDYAAGLGGVFHSMEPAIKTMGLARTAKLMTKINHKDGFDCMSCAWPDPDHRKIAEFCENGGKAVTWEATPLKVERAFWQEHSISSLEDKTEYWLGMQGRLVEPLHKAKGSDRYEPISWDAAYRIVADHLRALDSPDEAAFYTSGRASNEAAFVYQLLARVLGTNNLPDCSNMCHESTGTAMSHTVGIGKSTIAYRDFGESDLIIVMGQNPGTNHPRMLTALQEAKENGARIVAVNPLPEAGLIGYKDPQRVRGYVGKPTQIADQFIKIRSGGDMALLQAISQRVLAAEAAAPGTVLDHDFIERHCDGFEEFAAHMAQVDAREVERATGISEAEIDELAQAYLAADKVIICWAMGVTQQRKGVDTIREIINLLLLRGNIGKPGAGASPIRGHSNVQGDRTMGVWEQMPDSFLDALGAEFSFEPPRHHGVDAVHGIRALDRGEIKVWMGLGGNLLGAISDTNLAESAMRKTRLSVQLSTKLNRSHVITGEEALILPVLGRTEVDLQASGPQYVTVEDSVCAVHASHGQIAPISDQVRSETAIVTGIGHALFGDRHGIDWLAMGRDYDVIRDHISRVVPGCESYNEKTRTRDGFVLPNGPRDSRTFPTDNGKAHLTVNELEHVACPPGRLILQTVRSHDQFNTTIYSLNDRYRGIKKGRYVIFVHPDDLAELGIADGDAVDIFSEWRDEPDRVLRGFRAVAYPTARGCAAAYFPEANVLVPLDSTALESNTPVSKAVIVRLEPARTPAGVGRPAVV from the coding sequence ATGACGCCCCAGGCCCCGCGCGAGGACTTCTCCGACGCCGACATCGAGATCTCCGAGCCCAAGGACTACGCCGCGGGGCTCGGCGGCGTGTTCCACTCGATGGAGCCGGCGATCAAGACGATGGGCCTCGCGCGGACCGCGAAGCTCATGACGAAGATCAACCACAAGGACGGCTTCGACTGCATGAGCTGCGCGTGGCCGGATCCCGACCACCGCAAGATCGCCGAGTTCTGCGAGAACGGCGGCAAGGCGGTGACCTGGGAGGCGACGCCGCTGAAGGTCGAGCGCGCGTTCTGGCAGGAGCACTCGATCAGCTCTCTGGAGGACAAGACCGAGTACTGGCTCGGGATGCAGGGCCGCCTCGTGGAGCCGCTGCACAAGGCGAAGGGCTCCGACCGCTACGAGCCGATCTCGTGGGACGCCGCCTACCGGATCGTCGCCGACCACCTGCGGGCGCTGGACAGCCCCGACGAGGCGGCGTTCTACACGAGCGGCCGCGCGTCGAACGAGGCCGCGTTCGTGTACCAGCTGCTCGCCCGCGTGCTCGGCACGAACAACCTCCCCGACTGCTCGAACATGTGCCACGAGTCCACGGGCACGGCGATGAGCCACACGGTCGGGATCGGCAAGTCGACGATCGCCTACAGGGACTTCGGCGAGTCCGACCTCATCATCGTGATGGGGCAGAACCCCGGCACCAATCACCCGCGCATGCTCACCGCGCTGCAGGAGGCGAAGGAGAACGGCGCGAGGATCGTCGCCGTGAACCCCCTGCCGGAGGCCGGTCTCATCGGCTACAAGGATCCGCAGCGGGTGCGCGGCTACGTCGGGAAGCCGACGCAGATCGCCGACCAGTTCATCAAGATCCGCTCGGGCGGGGACATGGCGCTGCTGCAGGCGATCTCGCAGCGGGTGCTCGCGGCGGAGGCGGCGGCGCCAGGCACCGTGCTCGACCACGATTTCATCGAGCGCCACTGCGACGGCTTCGAGGAGTTCGCGGCGCACATGGCGCAGGTCGATGCGCGCGAGGTGGAGCGCGCGACGGGGATCTCCGAGGCGGAGATCGACGAGCTCGCGCAGGCGTACCTCGCCGCCGACAAGGTGATCATCTGCTGGGCGATGGGCGTCACCCAGCAGCGCAAGGGCGTCGACACGATCCGCGAGATCATCAACCTGCTGCTGCTGCGCGGCAACATCGGCAAGCCCGGCGCCGGCGCCTCCCCCATCCGCGGCCACTCCAACGTGCAGGGCGATCGCACCATGGGCGTCTGGGAGCAGATGCCCGATTCCTTCCTCGATGCGCTCGGCGCGGAGTTCTCCTTCGAGCCGCCGCGCCATCACGGGGTCGACGCGGTGCACGGGATCCGGGCGCTCGACCGCGGGGAGATCAAGGTGTGGATGGGCCTGGGCGGGAACCTGCTCGGCGCGATCTCCGACACGAACCTCGCCGAGTCGGCGATGCGGAAGACCCGCCTCAGCGTGCAGCTGTCGACGAAGCTGAACCGCTCCCACGTCATCACCGGCGAGGAGGCGCTGATCCTCCCGGTGCTCGGCCGCACGGAGGTGGATCTGCAGGCGTCGGGCCCGCAGTACGTCACCGTGGAAGACTCCGTCTGCGCGGTGCACGCCTCGCACGGCCAGATCGCCCCGATCTCGGACCAGGTGCGCTCGGAGACGGCGATCGTGACGGGGATCGGGCACGCGCTGTTCGGGGATCGCCACGGCATCGACTGGCTCGCGATGGGCCGCGACTACGACGTGATCCGCGATCACATCTCGCGCGTGGTCCCCGGCTGCGAGAGCTACAACGAGAAGACGCGCACGAGGGACGGCTTCGTGCTGCCGAACGGACCGCGCGATTCGCGCACCTTTCCCACCGACAACGGCAAGGCGCATCTCACCGTCAACGAGCTGGAGCACGTCGCGTGCCCGCCGGGGCGCCTGATCCTGCAGACGGTGCGCTCCCACGACCAGTTCAACACGACGATCTACAGCCTGAACGACCGGTATCGCGGCATCAAGAAGGGCCGCTACGTGATCTTCGTGCACCCGGACGACCTCGCCGAGCTGGGGATCGCCGACGGCGATGCCGTCGACATCTTCAGCGAGTGGCGGGACGAACCCGATCGGGTGCTGCGCGGCTTCCGCGCGGTCGCGTACCCGACGGCGCGCGGCTGCGCGGCGGCGTACTTCCCCGAGGCGAACGTGCTCGTACCGCTGGACAGCACCGCGCTGGAGAGCAACACCCCGGTCTCCAAGGCCGTGATCGTGCGGCTCGAGCCGGCGCGGACGCCGGCCGGCGTCGGCCGCCCCGCGGTCGTCTGA
- a CDS encoding molybdopterin molybdotransferase MoeA, which translates to MGGHGGAGGRGDGAGRVERVSAEAHLARVLAETPPLPAAEAPLREAGGRVLAEDARARNDLPLWDNSAMDGYALRAGDAAGASEAGPVRLRIVGEIAAGSAEDPPIPAGSAVRIMTGAPLPGDADAVVPVERTRGDAPPGPVAEPGAGDASIGRWAEEEVSLFSPVDAGANVRRRGEDARVGAVLARAGDRLGARRIAALAAAGVDVVRVRPAPRVAVIATGAELRAPGEPLARGEIPESNSLLITALLAEQGLPAADVRVGGDDVAALRARLAELGRRVDVVITTGGVGPGRHDVVRLALADEPGVRAVSVAVKPGQPQCTGRLRGGARIFALPGNPVSAAVSFELFVRPALLRMQGAEATDRMRLPAVAETGWRGAPGRLQVLPVRVRREPQGLVCRPAVDPRGVSHAVGGHGSANGYALVAPERGDVAAGEGVDVILLEA; encoded by the coding sequence ATGGGCGGGCACGGCGGAGCGGGCGGGCGCGGCGATGGAGCCGGGCGCGTCGAGCGCGTGAGCGCCGAGGCGCATCTCGCGCGCGTGCTCGCGGAGACGCCGCCGCTGCCGGCCGCCGAGGCGCCGCTGCGCGAGGCCGGCGGCCGGGTGCTCGCCGAGGACGCCCGCGCGAGGAACGACCTGCCGCTCTGGGACAACTCCGCGATGGACGGCTACGCGCTGCGCGCGGGGGACGCCGCCGGAGCCTCGGAGGCCGGCCCCGTGCGGCTCCGCATCGTCGGCGAGATCGCCGCGGGCAGCGCCGAGGATCCGCCGATCCCCGCGGGGAGCGCGGTGCGGATCATGACCGGTGCGCCGCTCCCCGGCGACGCCGATGCGGTCGTGCCCGTGGAGCGCACCCGGGGCGATGCGCCGCCGGGGCCCGTCGCCGAGCCGGGCGCGGGAGACGCGTCGATCGGCCGCTGGGCGGAGGAGGAGGTGAGCCTCTTCAGCCCCGTCGACGCCGGCGCGAACGTGCGCCGCCGCGGCGAGGACGCCCGCGTCGGCGCCGTCCTCGCCCGTGCCGGGGACCGACTCGGCGCCCGACGCATCGCGGCGCTCGCCGCCGCCGGCGTCGACGTCGTGCGAGTGCGCCCCGCGCCCCGGGTGGCCGTGATCGCGACGGGCGCCGAACTGCGCGCCCCGGGGGAGCCGCTCGCGCGCGGGGAGATCCCGGAGTCGAACTCGCTCCTCATCACGGCGCTGCTCGCCGAGCAGGGCCTCCCGGCGGCGGACGTCCGGGTGGGCGGCGACGACGTCGCAGCGCTCCGCGCACGCCTGGCTGAGCTCGGGCGCCGCGTCGACGTCGTCATCACGACGGGCGGCGTCGGACCCGGCCGCCACGACGTCGTCCGGCTGGCCCTCGCCGACGAGCCAGGGGTGCGCGCGGTCAGCGTCGCGGTGAAGCCGGGGCAGCCCCAGTGCACCGGGAGGCTGCGGGGCGGCGCCCGGATCTTCGCGCTGCCGGGCAACCCCGTGAGCGCGGCCGTGAGCTTCGAGCTGTTCGTACGGCCCGCACTGCTCCGCATGCAGGGCGCGGAGGCGACGGATCGGATGCGGCTCCCGGCCGTCGCCGAGACCGGCTGGCGCGGCGCCCCCGGTCGGCTGCAGGTGCTGCCCGTGCGCGTGCGCCGGGAGCCGCAGGGGCTCGTCTGCCGGCCGGCCGTCGACCCGCGGGGCGTCTCCCACGCCGTCGGCGGACACGGCTCGGCGAACGGCTACGCGCTCGTGGCGCCGGAGCGCGGCGACGTCGCCGCGGGGGAGGGGGTCGACGTGATCCTGCTGGAGGCATGA
- a CDS encoding FmdB family zinc ribbon protein, with translation MPSYSFRCSAGCRFDARFAMSEVPAETVCRVCGAEARRTITAPHLSRAGTAAFGLLDRSARSAHEPEVVDRLPARAPGRAQRTTTNPLHAKLPRP, from the coding sequence GTGCCCAGCTACTCCTTCCGATGCTCCGCCGGATGCCGATTCGACGCCCGCTTCGCCATGTCCGAGGTCCCCGCAGAGACCGTCTGCCGGGTCTGCGGAGCCGAGGCGCGGCGCACGATCACGGCGCCCCATCTCTCGCGCGCCGGGACCGCGGCGTTCGGCCTCCTCGATCGCTCGGCGCGCAGCGCGCACGAGCCGGAGGTCGTCGACCGGCTGCCCGCGCGTGCACCCGGGCGGGCCCAGCGCACGACGACGAACCCGCTGCACGCGAAGCTGCCGCGGCCCTGA
- the fdhD gene encoding formate dehydrogenase accessory sulfurtransferase FdhD, which produces MSRIAARRRVTRLTAGGSTTRRADFLAVEEPLEIRVQGSPLAVTMRTPGHDVELAQGFLVSEGVIHHPGDFAAAIHCAADGEPNTYNVLDVGLAPGVAPPDPSLERNFYTTSSCGVCGKASIDAVRTQSRFSVADDPLVVDATTLIRFPEELRAQQAVFERTGGLHAAALFDGLTGEMLVLREDVGRHNAVDKVVGWALAQGRVPARSCVLMVSGRASFELAQKALMAGIPMLAAVSAPSSLAAELAEEAGLTLVGFLRGDSMVVYTRPDRVANATAAGDPEPLPDAAAGIAADPHPDAPAAPLQKAVHS; this is translated from the coding sequence GTGTCACGTATCGCAGCGCGCCGACGAGTGACCCGCCTCACCGCGGGCGGATCCACGACCCGGCGCGCCGATTTCCTCGCCGTCGAGGAGCCCCTCGAGATCCGCGTGCAGGGCAGCCCGCTCGCCGTGACCATGCGGACCCCCGGCCACGACGTCGAACTCGCGCAGGGCTTCCTCGTGTCCGAGGGCGTCATCCATCACCCGGGCGACTTCGCCGCCGCGATCCACTGCGCCGCCGACGGCGAGCCGAACACCTACAACGTCCTCGACGTCGGCCTCGCGCCCGGCGTCGCCCCGCCCGACCCGAGCCTCGAGCGGAACTTCTACACGACCAGCTCCTGCGGCGTCTGCGGCAAGGCGAGCATCGACGCCGTGCGCACGCAGTCCCGGTTCTCCGTCGCCGACGACCCGCTCGTCGTGGATGCGACGACGCTCATTCGCTTCCCCGAGGAGCTGCGCGCGCAGCAGGCCGTCTTCGAGCGGACCGGCGGACTGCACGCGGCCGCGCTCTTCGACGGCCTCACCGGGGAGATGCTCGTGCTGCGCGAGGACGTCGGGCGGCACAATGCCGTCGACAAGGTCGTCGGCTGGGCCCTCGCGCAGGGCCGCGTCCCGGCGCGCTCCTGCGTGCTCATGGTCTCCGGGCGCGCGAGCTTCGAACTCGCGCAGAAGGCGCTCATGGCGGGGATCCCGATGCTCGCGGCCGTCTCCGCGCCCTCCTCCCTGGCCGCCGAGCTCGCGGAGGAGGCCGGGCTGACGCTCGTCGGCTTCCTCCGCGGGGATTCCATGGTGGTCTACACGCGCCCCGACCGCGTCGCGAACGCGACGGCGGCCGGGGATCCCGAGCCCCTCCCCGACGCGGCCGCCGGCATCGCCGCCGACCCCCACCCGGACGCGCCCGCCGCGCCCCTCCAGAAAGCAGTGCACTCATGA
- the fmdA gene encoding formamidase, whose product MPEHIFRLDSSKKFTEQEKIGHNRWHPEIPPVATVKPGDSFRVDCREWFDGAIVNDDSAQDILDAPLLTVHTLSGPFRVEGAKPGDLLVVDILDVGPIPQEDSGPLAGQGWGYTGIFSRNNGGGFLTEQFPDAYKAVWDFAGQTATSRHVPGVSFTGIIHPGLMGTAPSADLLATWNHREGALIATDPDRVPPLALPPEAEHAILGGLPRDQWGRVGAEAARTAPPRENGGNQDIKNFTKGSRVFYPVFVDGANLSVGDLHFSQGDGEITFCGAIEMGGFIDLRVDIIRGGMETYGVSENAIFMPGNVEPNYSHWLAFSGTSVTLDGEQRYLDSHLSYQRACLHAIDYLTKFGYSPEQAYLLLGAAPIEGRLSGVVDIPNSCSTVYLPVEIFDFDVRPSADGPFQIDPGIGAPSAANV is encoded by the coding sequence ATGCCCGAGCACATCTTCCGACTCGACTCCTCGAAGAAGTTCACCGAGCAGGAGAAGATCGGCCACAACCGCTGGCACCCCGAGATTCCGCCCGTGGCCACGGTGAAACCGGGCGACAGCTTCCGGGTGGACTGCCGCGAGTGGTTCGACGGCGCGATCGTCAACGACGACTCCGCGCAGGACATCCTGGACGCGCCGCTGCTCACCGTGCACACGCTCAGCGGCCCGTTCCGGGTCGAGGGGGCGAAGCCCGGCGACCTGCTCGTCGTCGACATCCTCGACGTCGGCCCGATCCCTCAGGAGGACTCGGGGCCCCTCGCCGGTCAGGGGTGGGGCTACACCGGGATCTTCTCCCGGAACAACGGCGGCGGCTTCCTCACCGAGCAGTTCCCCGACGCCTACAAGGCCGTCTGGGACTTCGCCGGCCAGACGGCGACCTCGCGCCACGTGCCCGGGGTCTCCTTCACGGGCATCATCCACCCGGGCCTCATGGGCACCGCGCCCTCCGCCGATCTCCTCGCGACCTGGAACCATCGCGAGGGGGCGCTCATCGCGACGGACCCCGATCGGGTGCCGCCGCTCGCGCTGCCGCCCGAGGCCGAGCACGCCATCCTCGGCGGGCTGCCCAGGGATCAGTGGGGGCGGGTGGGGGCCGAGGCGGCGCGCACCGCACCGCCGCGCGAGAACGGCGGCAACCAGGACATCAAGAACTTCACGAAGGGATCGCGGGTCTTCTACCCGGTCTTCGTGGACGGGGCGAACCTCTCGGTGGGCGATCTCCACTTCTCCCAGGGGGACGGCGAGATCACCTTCTGCGGGGCGATCGAGATGGGCGGCTTCATCGACCTCCGCGTCGACATCATCCGGGGCGGCATGGAGACCTACGGCGTGAGCGAGAACGCCATCTTCATGCCGGGCAACGTCGAGCCGAACTACAGCCACTGGCTCGCCTTCTCGGGCACCTCGGTGACGCTCGACGGTGAGCAGCGCTATCTCGACTCGCACCTGTCGTATCAGCGCGCCTGCCTGCACGCCATCGACTACCTCACGAAGTTCGGCTACAGCCCCGAGCAGGCCTACCTGCTGCTCGGCGCCGCACCCATCGAGGGCCGGCTCTCCGGCGTCGTCGACATCCCGAACTCCTGCTCCACCGTGTACCTGCCGGTCGAGATCTTCGATTTCGACGTGCGGCCGAGCGCCGACGGGCCCTTCCAGATCGACCCGGGCATCGGCGCGCCGAGCGCGGCCAACGTGTAG
- a CDS encoding NTP transferase domain-containing protein, whose product MSAASAVAAIVLAGGRGARLGGADKAGIELAGERLVDRVVAAVRGAAAGEPRIVVAGPARAAPAGCLVVREDPPFGGPLAALAAALPRVGDAAEALLLSCDLVRPADAVRVLLAEPLAAAEDARVLRDPEGRAQWLAGRYRVAALRAGVVALAGDVAGRPLRRALAGLAIRYVDAPTAIVADIDTPEDLAAARAALAPAVAATVPAPNRGAPMSAAQHLPPEALDAWLAVAASELGLPADAVRIGTVLDVARDVAHDVARPAAPLSTFLLGMAYGRAAASGDAADPAVLAELAERLTSRAAAWKDAAG is encoded by the coding sequence ATGAGCGCGGCGTCCGCCGTCGCCGCCATCGTGCTCGCGGGGGGACGCGGTGCACGGCTCGGCGGCGCCGACAAGGCCGGGATCGAGCTCGCCGGCGAGCGGCTCGTCGACCGGGTCGTCGCGGCGGTCCGCGGCGCCGCGGCGGGAGAGCCCCGCATCGTCGTCGCGGGCCCGGCTCGCGCGGCGCCAGCCGGCTGCCTCGTCGTCCGGGAGGATCCGCCCTTCGGCGGCCCGCTGGCGGCGCTCGCCGCAGCGCTGCCCCGCGTCGGCGATGCCGCCGAGGCGCTGCTGCTCTCCTGCGACCTCGTGCGGCCCGCCGACGCGGTGCGGGTGCTCCTCGCCGAGCCGCTCGCGGCGGCGGAGGACGCGCGCGTGCTCCGGGACCCCGAGGGGCGGGCGCAGTGGCTCGCCGGCCGCTACCGCGTCGCCGCCCTGCGCGCGGGGGTCGTCGCGCTCGCCGGCGACGTCGCCGGCCGTCCCCTGCGCCGCGCCCTCGCCGGTCTCGCGATCCGCTACGTGGATGCGCCGACGGCGATCGTCGCCGACATCGACACCCCTGAAGACCTCGCCGCGGCGCGAGCGGCGCTCGCGCCCGCCGTCGCGGCGACCGTTCCCGCACCGAACAGAGGAGCTCCCATGTCCGCCGCCCAGCACCTGCCCCCCGAAGCGCTCGACGCCTGGCTCGCCGTCGCCGCCTCGGAGCTCGGACTCCCCGCCGACGCCGTGCGCATCGGCACCGTCCTCGACGTCGCGCGCGACGTCGCCCACGACGTGGCGCGGCCCGCCGCTCCGCTCTCCACCTTCCTGCTCGGCATGGCGTACGGGCGCGCGGCGGCGTCCGGCGATGCGGCCGATCCCGCCGTGCTCGCCGAGCTCGCGGAGCGGCTCACGTCCCGGGCCGCCGCGTGGAAGGACGCCGCAGGCTGA
- a CDS encoding AmiS/UreI family transporter, translating to MSNVGLLYVGAVLFINGLMLLGIVPGKAAAAMNLFVGGVQVVFPTLIILQSGGDAGTVLGASGLYLFGFTYLYVAWNQLTGAPGEGLGWFSLFVAGCAIVYGILQFTMFADPVFGVIWWSWAVLWFLFFLVLARGRDALTRTTGWFTLLLGVFTGAVPAMLLLAGAYRTGAVEGIVAAVLAVVLLALSWLLGRPRAAAPPPAAA from the coding sequence ATGAGCAATGTCGGGCTGTTGTACGTCGGCGCCGTGCTGTTCATCAACGGACTGATGCTCCTGGGCATCGTGCCGGGGAAGGCCGCCGCCGCGATGAATCTCTTCGTCGGCGGCGTGCAGGTCGTCTTCCCGACGCTCATCATCCTGCAGTCCGGCGGGGACGCCGGCACCGTGCTCGGCGCCTCGGGGCTCTACCTCTTCGGCTTCACCTACCTCTACGTCGCCTGGAACCAGCTCACCGGCGCCCCGGGGGAAGGGCTCGGGTGGTTCTCGCTCTTCGTCGCCGGCTGCGCGATCGTCTACGGCATCCTGCAGTTCACGATGTTCGCCGATCCGGTCTTCGGCGTCATCTGGTGGTCGTGGGCCGTCCTCTGGTTCCTGTTCTTCCTCGTCCTCGCCCGCGGCCGCGACGCCCTCACGCGCACGACGGGCTGGTTCACCTTGCTGCTCGGCGTCTTCACGGGCGCCGTCCCCGCGATGCTCCTCCTCGCCGGCGCCTACCGCACGGGCGCGGTCGAGGGCATCGTCGCCGCCGTGCTCGCCGTCGTGCTGCTCGCGCTGTCCTGGCTGCTCGGGCGGCCGCGCGCGGCCGCTCCGCCCCCCGCGGCCGCCTGA
- a CDS encoding inositol monophosphatase family protein, with product MTRAPDPAPVPDALAEELLALAARIAVAAGERVLALRARSVAVAASKSSETDVVTEADRESERLVVEMIRAARPEDGVLGEEGAGIAGSSGITWVIDPIDGTVNYLYDLPIYAVSIAATVADPAAFADGRRAIAGAVYAPRTDELFTARQGGGARLGGEPIAASGKRELATALVGTGFGYTVERRTEQAEAVVRVIPRVRDIRRIGSAAYDFCLLASGRLDAYYERGLQPWDYAAGALIAREAGIALLGADDRTAPGEPYLFAGAPGLVEELRGVVLPA from the coding sequence ATGACGCGCGCCCCGGACCCCGCCCCCGTTCCCGACGCCCTCGCGGAGGAGCTCCTGGCACTCGCCGCGCGGATCGCCGTCGCCGCGGGCGAACGGGTCCTCGCGCTGCGGGCCCGCAGCGTCGCGGTCGCGGCGAGCAAATCGAGCGAGACCGACGTGGTGACGGAGGCCGACCGGGAGTCCGAGCGGCTCGTCGTCGAGATGATCCGCGCGGCGCGGCCCGAGGACGGCGTGCTCGGCGAGGAGGGCGCCGGCATCGCGGGGAGCAGCGGCATCACCTGGGTGATCGATCCCATCGACGGCACCGTCAACTACCTCTACGACCTCCCGATCTACGCGGTGAGCATCGCCGCGACGGTCGCGGACCCCGCGGCGTTCGCCGACGGCCGGCGGGCGATCGCCGGCGCCGTGTACGCCCCGCGCACGGACGAGCTCTTCACCGCGAGGCAGGGCGGCGGTGCCCGGCTGGGCGGCGAGCCGATCGCCGCATCGGGCAAGCGCGAGCTCGCGACGGCGCTCGTGGGCACGGGTTTCGGCTATACCGTCGAGCGCCGCACGGAGCAGGCCGAGGCCGTGGTGCGCGTGATCCCCCGCGTGCGCGACATCCGCCGCATCGGCTCGGCCGCCTACGACTTCTGCCTCCTCGCCTCGGGGCGGCTCGACGCCTACTACGAGCGCGGCCTGCAGCCCTGGGACTACGCCGCCGGCGCGCTCATCGCCCGGGAGGCCGGGATCGCGCTCCTCGGCGCGGACGACCGGACCGCACCGGGTGAACCGTATCTCTTCGCCGGGGCGCCCGGCCTCGTCGAGGAGCTCCGGGGGGTCGTGCTCCCGGCGTAG